AACCTCCCTTcccaaacagcccccccccccccaagtctagCAGTGCAAACCTCTACGGCCTTTTCGACCGAGGAGAGAACGCCTCCCCCAGCTGCAGCCGCCCCAAAGACTGATCCTGAATGCCGACCCGCGGGCAGCCCGGGCGcccagctccttccttctccaGGGTCCCCCGAAGCTAAACCCCGCGCGCACTCAAACAAGTTGGCTTCCGAGATGTTTTATTTCGCAAACCCAGTGTCCCGTCCCGGCCTCTTCCCGGGCGCCGCGGCTcagtttccccctccctcccccggtCTCTCCACCGCGAAGGAAGCCCCCAGCTGCCCGGAGCAGGCGATCCGCCGGGGCTCGGCCTCACTTGCCCACCGAGTCCAGGAGGAGGCGGTTCTTTTCTGCCTGCGCCTGCTGGCTCTGCGCCCGGGAGATCTCCATCATCTGCCGGAGGAGGTGGAAGGTGAGGTCGATGGACAGGGGCGGGTCCTGACGCTTCTTCAGCCGGTCGCTCAGCTGGGCCAGGCGGCGGCGGCCGAATTCCCACGCGGGACTCGCCGGCGGCAAGTAGCCCACCAGCAGGGCCGCCACGTCGGGCCTCCTCGAACTGGGCAGGGCCCAGGGGGCGCGGGCGGGATCCTGCCCGCGCAGCCGCAGCTTCAGCCAGAGGCTCGCATCATCCTGGGCGCCGACGGCCAGGGCCGGCCGGCCTTGGAGGAGCACCTGGGAGAGCAAAAGGAGCGAAGCCGCAAGCACGGGCAGCCGCGCCCGCCTCATGCCGGGTGCGCGGGTTCTGCCCAGCGAAGCCCGCGGGGGATCGGCTGGAACCCCGACGCCCGCCAAGCCAAGCGGACCTTCCTCCCCTCACGGGAGACGGGGCGGAGCGGGGAGAGGCTGGCCAAGCCGCGGGGCCCGAAATCCTGCAAAGGGGAGGCGGTGGCTCGCCGGCTCCCCCAGTTCGGCCGTTCCGGCCCGACGGCGGAAGGCTGACCGGTTGCCGGGGGGACTCCCCGTCTGTCCGGGCCCTCCGCTCCGCTCCCCGCCCACTCCTTCGCCGCCCGAGGTGTCCTTGCCAACCGGccgggaaggaggaagaggaggaagggtgcgcggagtcgccgccgccgccagagGCTTTATATAGCGAGAGGCAGAGCCGGCGGCGGGAACTCCACTGACGTCAGCGCGGGACACGGGCTGCTTGCCGATGGCGGTCCGAGCCCCTCGCGGGCCACCCCCCTCCGCTGCGTCGGGATCTCTGTGCCCCCCCCCGTCTGCGCGCGGAACCTCTAaggtccgtcccccccccctcgaATCCAAGTCTGCCTCTTTCCGCCCCGGCCAGACTCCCCCTCTCCGGACCCGAGGTGGGGACCGCGCTCTCTCCAGCGCCGGCGCGCCTCTGTCCGAGGTGCTGAAGCCTGGGCTTCCACGCGGGGAGGGCAGGAGAGAGCGCGCACCCGCGGCGGAGGCAGGAGACGGTCCGGGAGCCGCTTTCCCGGGGCCAGTCCGCACGTCCAAGGTAAACGCCAAGAGCCACCGTGCCCTGCCCTCCCTTCTTCGGCTGTGGGAGCGGAGAAGCCTGACCGGCAGGTGGCCTTAGGCTACAAAGCCCCAGCAGCAGGAGGCCCGGAGGAGCCAGGAAACCGCCCTGCAAGCCAAGAGGGGCGATCCACGCGGGCCCGCAGAAATGCAAGGGCGAGGTAGCCTACGGgtgccccctcccccgcccccgcaGCAATCATCTGACCAGACTGAAGCACTGGCTTCCACCCTGCTCCCTGCCTTAAGTGGTTAATTTACTGGGTCTGGTCTAGCTGGACCTGGCTCCGGCCTTCCTCCCCTCAGCCCGCAAAAGGGCTTTGCCCCTGGCCGGACTGCAGAGCAAACTGGGCAGGCAGTGGGTCAGGGGAGAGGCCCTCACGAACCCCTTGGTCGGAGCAGGGTCCCTGGTAGCTTCTGACCAGTTCCTCAGTGGGAAGAGCAAGGATGACCCTGGCAGGCCCCCcgcctgggggtggggagtggagcAGAGAGCCCAAAGGAGGGCCAGGGGACTCCTTCGGCCTCGCCAAGGTGTGTAGGAAACCCGGCCGAAGGCCTCCAGGCCCGCCTTCCGCTCACTCAGCGGCTTCTGGCGAAGGTCTGAGCGGGGAGCAATGGGGCCCCAAGAGGAAGGGTGCAAGAACTGAGGGAAGGCAACGCGGCGTTTGCAGCTGAGCCTCGGCGGTGGGAAAGGACCGTGGGCAAagcaaacagcccccccccctcggtcCAATCGCCTGGCCTCTGGGCAGGCCAACGTCAGTGGCACGGCGAGGCCAGGCAGCTGCGGAGACTGGGCAAAGGAAGCCACTGCGTGGCAGCCGCCCTCCTGTGGGAAGGTCAGGGAGGCCGCCCTGCCCAGCTCAGCTGACCCCTGCCTCCCACCGTTAGCATCTCCCTCACAAGGGCCCCACCGCTGGAGAAGCCCCCGGCCGGTCTTGGTCCTATTTCCCCGCCCCCCCCGGGCCCACAGAAGATGGAGCCTGCATTTGACCTGCACCAGAACTCCCTCCCCACCTGATCCTGAGGCGTTTACTCTCCTGGAGGCCTCCTGCACGCAACCCCTTCCTCAACCCCCATCCCGTGGGACAGCATGATAGGTACCTGGGGCCCTTCTGCTCCCCATCGCaggagcccccctccctccctccctccctcctgcggCTGCCATGCAGAGATAACCTGCTTGTGGCTCTCTGGGCCGTGAACAATGCCCCCCCCTCCATGAATTCAGGGAAAACTGGAGAAGACAGCGCACATCCTGAGCCCTCTGGGCCATCCTGACCTCCCAAAGGTGTTCAGGG
The Pogona vitticeps strain Pit_001003342236 chromosome 1, PviZW2.1, whole genome shotgun sequence genome window above contains:
- the UCN gene encoding urocortin is translated as MRRARLPVLAASLLLLSQVLLQGRPALAVGAQDDASLWLKLRLRGQDPARAPWALPSSRRPDVAALLVGYLPPASPAWEFGRRRLAQLSDRLKKRQDPPLSIDLTFHLLRQMMEISRAQSQQAQAEKNRLLLDSVGK